In Papilio machaon chromosome W, ilPapMach1.1, whole genome shotgun sequence, a single genomic region encodes these proteins:
- the LOC123723363 gene encoding uncharacterized protein LOC123723363 has translation MHQNLAVHFLLEGRDLSVLWLRVDSDDHPRVYACLYRSHGGNTDTDQLMELVQMGTDSVLEQIPSAEVVVLGDFNAHHAEWLGSRTTDYAGRSVHDFALAYDMTQLVTSPTRIPDVVDHLSSLLDLLLTTHPDSYLVSVDAPLGSSDHCLIRTTVPVARRLRSQPYRSADWDGMRTFFASYPWGQVCFKLDDPDTVADSVADVVLQGMELFVPSTVVPIGGRSRPWFGRSCKLALRHKRECYRAWAKASATGDHRSSGLRMKYNSASRSYKSVIAKAKSEHVASIGEKLVRLPSGTRAFWSLAKAVQGNFCRPSLPSLRREDDSLAHIAKEKDDLLVSLFASNSTLDDKGN, from the coding sequence ATGCACCAGAATTTGGCGGTACATTTTCTCCTTGAAGGCCGGGACCTATCTGTTTTATGGCTGCGTGTAGATAGCGATGACCATCCGCGAGTCTACGCGTGCCTCTATAGGTCCCATGGCGGAAATACCGATACAGACCAACTCATGGAGCTAGTCCAAATGGGCACAGATTCCGTGTTAGAGCAGATCCCTTCTGCTGAAGTCGTGGTTCTTGGCGATTTTAATGCCCATCATGCCGAATGGCTCGGCTCACGTACCACGGATTACGCGGGGAGATCTGTTCATGACTTTGCCTTAGCATATGATATGACACAACTGGTTACCTCGCCTACGCGAATCCCAGATGTTGTCGATCATTTATCTTCCCTGTTGGACCTTCTGCTGACCACTCATCCGGACAGCTATCTGGTTTCCGTCGACGCCCCTTTAGGGTCGTCAGATCACTGTCTGATCCGGACAACAGTGCCAGTCGCAAGACGCTTACGGTCACAACCATACAGGTCAGCGGATTGGGATGGGATGCGGACCTTCTTTGCATCCTACCCATGGGGGCAGGTTTGCTTCAAGCTGGACGATCCCGACACCGTTGCTGACTCTGTTGCAGACGTGGTGCTTCAGGGGATGGAACTCTTTGTCCCATCAACTGTAGTGCCCATCGGTGGTAGATCTCGGCCCTGGTTCGGACGTTCTTGCAAGTTAGCTTTACGCCACAAGCGGGAATGTTACCGTGCCTGGGCCAAAGCGTCGGCAACGGGGGACCATAGATCCAGCGGGCTTAGAATGAAGTACAACTCTGCCTCCAGGTCCTACAAAAGTGTAATTGCAAAGGCAAAGTCTGAACATGTGGCCAGCATTGGTGAGAAGCTAGTGCGCCTTCCATCCGGAACTCGCGCATTTTGGTCTCTCGCCAAGGCTGTCCAAGGAAATTTCTGTCGCCCATCACTACCATCTTTGCGCAGGGAGGACGACTCATTGGCCCATATTGCAAAGGAGAAAGACGATCTTCTGGTATCCCTCTTTGCATCAAACTCGACACTGGATGATAAAGGTAACTAG